The DNA window CTCCAGCGGGCACCTGTGTCGTTCatagcagctctctctctttctctctctctctctttctctctctctctctctctctcacacacacacacacacacacacaaagactaaACCAAATGAGATCCACCTGGGTGTAAGCGTCAGCATCATCACTCCAATGTACCGTCGCTTTGCTGCAGACTCTCCCAAGTGAGACTCTAGGTGGTAGTGCGGTGGGgaggaaagacaaaaaaatcttAGTCAactttacaaacacaaacagcatacAATTTAATCCTGCCACACTTTTCTGAACAGATTCCTATTGGAGAATAAAGTATGCTATTCAACAGCAGGATTCCTGACTCCTCTCATGGGGCAggtaataattatattaaaccCTACCCGCTGTGGGCCCCTTGTGCTGGGATGTCAACATCTCAATTTTCTATAGCAGTGCAACTGAACACCAGGTGCTGCTGACTGCATGTTCTGCAAGTATTTGCTCCGTCCTTGcactacaccaccagatttcacaAATGAGATTACTTCCTGAGTGGCGGTTGCTGAGCAGAAAATAGACAGGGCAGAAGCTctccctttaaactgatcattggtctcaacctgttttcattcattttcattgattaacaagtgtgccactgataaattaaattcaggaaaatcagttttaatcactaagtacatgtaagaaaaaaatatacccACTCTTAAAGACCGTGTTTGCTTTCAATACAACCTTCAATAAAGGATACAAAACCAGCACTTCAagatttaaatgacaaaacatttcataaatagTCTCCGAATGAGGGTGCAGAGAACGAAGAAAACATGCATTCGCAATCTTGaataatgtcaataaaatgtgcacaattttgcaaagcaaataaaaattattttatcattcacCTAATACAAGACtataaaaagttacattttatttgtttattcttttacaGCAGCAGGAAACAAGACACagaaacatttcacacaaatgttCCCCTGCTGCTGTAAGAGAATAAATACGTGTGGGAACCATGTATTCTGGACAAAATGATGGTATCAGTTTCTCAGTTTATTACCTGCCTAATAGCCTAATTCAGGAGAACTGGCTATATCTGATGATATTGAGTATTTTGGGAATAAATAGCTGTATTGTTaaggaaatggaatggaaaagactgaaaacagattgagaccaatgatcagtttaaaaGAAAGCTCAGTAACAGCCACTGCTTCCTGGACGAAGGTggtaaaataatgaagaaagaaactaggtggtgtagtgcatggcTGAAGTAAATACGACACTCTGGcccacaggacctggagttgagttgcactgttttacattattcatatttctCTGAAGTGGGCCAAAGTAAATAGggttaaacaataaatgatATTCCATAATCTGACAGTCACTGGGGAAATTAAAAAGTATTAAATCTTTACTGTATTTCCTTACAATTTCTATACATAACATAAAGGGCCTTTCTACATCctaatattattttgttattataatatcattacaaaaacaactaaaataagTACTTAGTAAACAGCATAAATCTAGAGCATTAGTAAAAAGATTCATTGTTGTAaactttgttttagtttgagCAAGTTTACCTGACTTTTTAAAGACTTTATCTGACTATTTTCTATGGCTTTCAAGGATACAGTCACAAAAGCTTTTTGTTCTGCTGTCTACATGAGGGCTATATCCAGGGGTtaaaattgggatttgggaggtgggtggaccctgagatccggtgggaggtgggtgaaaaaaggtacaaaccaatgaatgcctcagctcaaaatagttgtatctttaatgtattgtgcacataattgtaattaaggaaaacaatgttttaaaaagaatgtatactattgatgcaagcttttacataatatatttcaagtttactgagtgtcattaatgctgagaatttttttttacccacgaaaataatcggtcatcctcctcttgtcctcacttttttcctcctttatccatctttcttaaactggtgaggcgcaaaactttaaactaatcattggtCTCAAActgtttcaattaattttcagtcattaacaagcatgcaaacatctgactaatcaattggaaagggagacagcttctttgcattgtgttagggagattaaacgaaaaatgcgatttagaaaaatccgttttaatcgcTAAGCCGTGGCGGAATCGTCCCCTGATtgtccttgagtatcaatacaattaatccacaaaataggctactcaatacagcagttttagcgagtagcctaggccatatagcctacatttattttcatttgcagtacgaaattgtgcacatttttaatcaacattatttgcggataaaTGCACTTATTTCTCCGCagtcgtattcatggcaaatatctgaaatgcgtaggctagattgtaaacaaaattgaagtgcaggctttgtttttgctggttattctgagagctaacacggtagataacagactggtgtaacttgtttgttaagtgtagactacttgttgattaaaatggatttttaacggataaattgaatttatgacttaatccccctaacatggtatgaagacgctgtgtgttaggctacttgccatttgattaatccgatcGTCGGCACAtttgattataaaggaaaattactaatgaaaacaggttgagatcaatgattagttttaAGGAAAGATTTGCGCCCCAcctattttcagctcaccagtcgccgctgaataaaacgttatgtatgtgggaaatattcaatcctagcttagctgctgaccagcaacctgctgattttgcttaagcaatcaaagttgccgttaataatagccggcgttcgtgggggctgtttattcacctttctttaaaatgttgcatagatgaaattacatgttaatgaaactacctaccgcgtccgcttccaatCAATCAAGaaatcaacgatatttttctttctttgcctgtctatataaacgactgttcctcctgagttttttttcttctgattttggATTGGTTGAGCGAATAAcaggctagagggaacacatgggcTGGAGCCTAAATGGAcgggattgtcatagttatttgtaaaactgccagtcaaaattatttatttatttaccaaaggtgggtggacgccatccacccgcgtccacccccaatttaacccctggctGTATCAGGAAAAGTGACTGTGATGGTTAGACCAAAAACAATCATAACGGAAGAATGATTGATAAGATAATGAAATGGGGGAATATTGAAGGAAGACCTCCGGGGGTCAGAGAACAAGCACTCACTCTTCCTCTCGGTAGCCCGAGCGAGGAAGTGTCGAAGGTGGTCTGAGGGAATGGCAAAGGAGATGCCTGCTGTCACCTTCATCGTGTTGATGCCAATAACCTCACCATCCTGCAACCCAGATCACACTGTCAGTTTGAGCAGGGGCTAGTGACTCCATGACTGGAGCACTGCCattctatatttttatatttttaaatggttaaaagataaaaacagtTATTTAGGGCTACAACTATCCTTTTGGACTTTGGTCAAATCAGCCCTGGACTTCAACTAATAAATCTAAAATCACAAGGTGTATAATTTATGGTATCAGTATTCCTAGTCTattgcacttgttgtacgtcgctctggataagagcgtctgctaaatgcctgtaatgtaatgtaatgtaatatttaaacagCTGAATTGATAAATTATGGCATATTTATCACTGGAACTATGACATAAAACTTAATCATATTTTTGTGTATCCCTATTAAGAATTGTGTGAATACATGGTGCTTACCAAGTTAATAAGTGGTCCACCTGAGTTCCCAAACTGCAAAATAACACAACCAGCCATCAATTATCTggcgcaaacacaaacaataaaaaagaagaagaaaaacacaatttcagacTAACAGAGAGCGTGTCAGAGGACTGGGAACATTCTTTTATTTGGttaaaagttttattaaacTTTCACCAAAACATTTGGTATAAAGGAAGCACTCCAACATGAGGAGAGAGGCAATTGTTTGATGAATGAATAGTGGATGAGTTTAcaccatagacatgcatatgtAACTAGACAAGAGCACATGCCATCGGATAACCTAAGCTTGTGAAGCCCCGGAAGTAGGCCTGTACTGTGCATGTTATGGGAAAAACATTGAAGCTTgaattaaagtgaatggggaatatcacagttttgaaggcaaaataaaacttccccgATGGTAATTTGGGATTCATTTAACAGTCATTATGTTTCAAATGAAAAGCGGATTGTTAAAATATGTCATATGTGAtaacatgtacattttaataaatattttcccaaaacttCTGGActaaaacaaccattgtttcacaaataacAAAGTTTACACACTGAAATTTATGATCAGAAAAAATTGAGAAATGGTTGTtaagaaatgtatatattaaaGTATTCATGTACTTTAGTTCCATGGAGTCTTTCAACATCACAGTGAGTGAGTTTTATCACTCTGTTTAAGCTCAGGAACAGATTGATGAATTCACTAATTGCACACGTCTCTACGCTTTTATTTCTTTGGAAAGCACCCTCTTCTGCAGGCTTAATGTTGTAGTTTAAATCTACTACAGTATCCAGTATGAGGACATACTTGTTATGCCTTAGTTAAATGATATGACACTCACGTCAATGGCAGCATCAGTCTGGATGTAGTCCATATTGGAATTGGACAGTCCCAGCTCGCGGCTGCCCCTCTGTGTAGAACTGACAATGCCTGACGTGATGGTGTTCCGCAGGGCGAATGGGCTTCCCATGGCAACCACAAATTCACCCTGTCGCACATCTGCTGATGCTCCCAGGGGaagtgtggggagggggtgctggaaTATGAGTGCATATCACCTGTTATTCAGTCTCCTCTctagttcatttttttctggtatGAAAATGTTTACCGCTTAAATCCCCGGTTACAAAACAGGCTTGCATAGCATGGGGAATTCCAGACACTATGATGTCAACCGAGGCAACACACAGGCAGTGTGAGAGTCATTCCTGCTGAGTCACTGCTTTGTGCCACAACTCAAGCAGATTCACTGTGACATTAGAGGGTTACCTAAACATCTAATCAAAATACAGTTTGTCCTGAACTTTAATTAAGAAATTTAAGCAAGGAATTTTCATTCTGATGACTGTGTagaataaatgttaaatttttgTTTGCAACAACTTTAAATACAGAGAGTACTGCAAAGACTAAACCCGATTCCATATTTTAAGATGACACTATAAACAATCCAAACATACAGCAATAACAGTCCaagtcaaaaataaattaatttggctAAAAAGAGAATGAACATTCAAAAATATAAGCTACATTTATGTTAAatagctgaacacattttttttgcatgcttttttgtaattaaattccTTCTCTGTTTTAAGTGAAATCTCTACTATAGGCATTCATTGAAGGAAACTATAGTCAAATATGTTTGGCAGAGTGGCACATTCAGAGTAACAGAAAGTGAAGCATTGCCTACCTGGGCACTGATTTTGATGGTGGCAATGTCTGCAACCTGGTCTACGTCCTGTACGGTGGCATTATATGCCTCCCCATTGGCCAGCCTAACCCGAACTCCCCGTTTATTGGCCACTACATGGGCATTGGTCACAATTAGCCCATCTCTAGTGACAATGAACCCAGAGCCATTTGAGATGGGGACTTCCCGGCCAGAGAAGGGATGCCTAGCATGCAAGAACAACACCAATGCATCAATCAAATTATCTGCAATAGCATTCTTAACAGCATGAGGTAAAGTCTGCCTGATCACTTGCTGATGCTACACAACACCAACAATTACTGGGAACATCTCATCAACAGTATTTAACCATACAGTCATACAGATAGGAATCTATAAAGCAGGGTTCCTATAACCTCTTCCTGGTTTCAGTGtaacccagagactgtaaaaaataggtgTAACCCCTATACTGAAACGTCACAATATGAACACTATTGAGGATTGAGTGCATTTTAAGTAAGATCCTATGTAGCTTAAACATTCTATAACTACAAtgtcacagaaattaaacaataaacgAAAAAGCATGAAAGAATGTCGTTTTCGTGTTTACTAAAGCCGGTGTTCActgaaattatgttttgaatgcgcttttattttgaaacccgCCCGGAAGTTACGAGTCACGTTTCACATTGCCGTTTTCTTTGTTATGGTGCTGCATCAACGTGTGTAAGATATTTATCATACATAGAAAGGAAGCCAATCGACGTGAAAAGGAGTGAACTTTCAGTTAGGTAGACTATACTCCTAGCATAGAAACGATATATAGTTGAAAGCATCACAACCCTTGGGATGGAAGTTTAATGTTGCAGCTTAGTGGCGACGctgtcataattttttttcccgaccgtgaaaactggctgacttgtttacattttggacagatgtggctacgGAGTAAATCTgtcgttgtttccgtcgcagcactttcgacacaagtaatatcgtaaaaatcctgaaatttctttttaccgtgaagagtgcctgaccctcaaccgtcgcgttttttccccaaagatggtatttctagataaatAGCCTAAGtttgccgctgtgttaacacatttctacggttgccggtcaggcactcttcaccgtaagaagaaattttaggatttttccgatattacttgtgtcgaaagtgctgcgactgaacaacgatagatttactcagTAGCCACATCtctccaaaatgtaaacaagtcggccagttttcacggtcgggaaaattTTTATGACAACGCAATGTAGActgaaaaattataaaatattaacagcccatcaaaaacatttatctATGTTATCTAACGTTAAGCTTACAACAGTAGTCAACTAGCTGCCTACACTTTAACTAGATGTGCACGCAGCAGCAAAATAAACCAATGGTAATATTATCGTAATGTTCTAGCTAACTTTACTTTCATATTTAATGGCCAATGTTGTTAGTCAACGTTatattttgtacatattttGGTGTACGAGATGGCGAGTCTTACCGTCCTATTATTTCGATGTACACAACTGCAGGTGCAGACTTCTCTACAGCATCTGCTATGAAGTTGTATTTGTAACGTGGACCATCGAGTTTAGCTGGGGAAGCGCACTGCGCGGTTGACAGAACCGCTCCAAGAGCAGAACTCTGAGCCGTGAACCTGGGTAGAGTTCTCCAAGTACCAGATGCGGTAGACTGTTCCCGGTCTCGTTGGGAATTTAGTAACAAAGCACCACCAATTCCAATCCCAATAGCGCATGCTGTCGTGAACAACCTGGTCCGACTTGAGCCATTATCACTATCACTTGCTGAAATCACTGGATGTAAACTGTCGTTAATTCCACCAGCTGCGATTTTACTCTCCTGATCACCATGTCCCTGAGTTCGCTGGGGGATTTGAAGCCTCCGATTCCGCGTACATGTCCTCAACAACAGACGATACGTAGAACCCGACATATTCAAAATTGTATGCAGGCTAATAGCTTGGCGCCGCATTCTCTCACTCCGCAACAGACCAGACTGTATGATGAAACCTTCTTGTGATTGGTGGTCCCGTAACGCCTCGACCAATAGCCTCGACACTGACggttaataataattatgaggCAGTGTTACACCCTTCTTTCGTCATGCACGAGGCAGCCAAGGGGAAAACAACGGGAAATCCGCGAAAGTCCTATTAGGGCTGGCTTTAGGCTACTCCCGTTTTCCATTTTGAGTGGAAAGCACCCAAATTTATAAAATAGCGAACCTTCTGTAAACCTCGCCTTGAGAATGGTCTTAAAACGAAAATGTAATTGGGGTGTCTTTCACGTTCACAAGTAAGTTATTACTTcgaagataaaaaataaataaaaaacatccgTGAGTAGGCTATAGGCTTAATTACCCGATTTCCTAAACTCCCAACTTTTTTCGACGACTTAAACCTATTGATGAACCCGCTGCTAGGAACGTCGGAGGCATAGGCCGAAGTAAAGGATCAAGGCTAAGTACTGAGTAACAAACATTGATTCCTTGTGTAGAAATAGCTTAATGCGAGCTCATAAAAAGGGGTTTTAGGCAAATTTAATACATTGGCCAACCTAGGCTACTCGACGCTGAAAGGCTGATATCGTGTATGATACTTCCAAGCCAGGAAACTAAATGTTTATATTCCATTAGATAATAGTCTCTTTCCACCATAAAACCTTAAAACAAAACTGTGGAAAGAACTTTTCCTTACAGACAACAGAAATATCATCACCTTTGTGAAAAAAACCAGGAGCATACTTGGTATCCAATCTCATAACCTgcagaacacaggaaaactacaaaaaataaatacgcaGGCACTATGAAATGTATAGTTTTTATTGGACATCAATACTAGTACCCTACAGCGTGACAGCTGGTGCAACAGTGACATTGAAATAGGATAGAGGACAGTGCAAAACAACAATATTTCATGAGTGGATTGTTGGAAGTGACAGTAAGACACTGGACAGCTTATGCCAGCTCCTCTTCACCCTCTTCGAactccccttcctcctcagcTGTGGCATCTTGGTACTGCTGGTACTCAGACACAAGGTCGTTCATGTTGCTCTCAGCCTCTGTGAACTCCATCTCATCCATACCTTCTCCAGTATACCAGTGCAGGAAGGCCTTACGCCTGAACATGGCGGTGAACTGCTCTGAGATGCGCTTGAACAGCTCCTGGATGGCAGTGCTATTGCCAATGAAGGTGGCAGCCATCTTAAGCCCACGAGGTGGGATGTCACAGACAGCGGTCTTCACATTATTGGGGATCCACTCCACAAAGTAACTGCTGTTCTTGTTCTGCACATTCAGCATCTGCTCGTCCACCTCCTTCATGGACATCCTGCCACGAAACACAGCAGCTACCGTGAGGTACCGCCCATGGCGTGGGTCGCACGCTGCCATCATGTTCTTGGCATCGAACATCTGTTGGGTAAGCTCGGGTACAGTGAGGGAGCGATACTGCTGGCTGCCCCTGCTTGTGAGTGGGGCGAAGCCGGGCATGAAGAAGTGCAGGCGAGGGAAGGGCACCATGTTGACGGCCAGTTTGCGCAGGTCGGCGTTCAGCTGTCCAGGGAATC is part of the Anguilla anguilla isolate fAngAng1 chromosome 7, fAngAng1.pri, whole genome shotgun sequence genome and encodes:
- the LOC118231742 gene encoding serine protease HTRA2, mitochondrial-like; amino-acid sequence: MRRQAISLHTILNMSGSTYRLLLRTCTRNRRLQIPQRTQGHGDQESKIAAGGINDSLHPVISASDSDNGSSRTRLFTTACAIGIGIGGALLLNSQRDREQSTASGTWRTLPRFTAQSSALGAVLSTAQCASPAKLDGPRYKYNFIADAVEKSAPAVVYIEIIGRHPFSGREVPISNGSGFIVTRDGLIVTNAHVVANKRGVRVRLANGEAYNATVQDVDQVADIATIKISAQHPLPTLPLGASADVRQGEFVVAMGSPFALRNTITSGIVSSTQRGSRELGLSNSNMDYIQTDAAIDFGNSGGPLINLDGEVIGINTMKVTAGISFAIPSDHLRHFLARATERKKSHLGESAAKRRYIGVMMLTLTPSIISELKLRDPAFPDILHGILIHRIIMGSPADRAGMKPGDVVVEINNAVVRTAEEVYRAVRSSDSLGMVVRRGCELLRLHMTPELTE